In Bosea sp. PAMC 26642, the DNA window AAACTCAACGACGTCCAATGGTTGCGAACGCCCAGCGTGACCCAGTCGCCATCGGCGGTTTCGATATCGGGATGGATCAACCAACGGGGCCGGGTCGTCGCGCCGAAGTAAAGGCATGCCTCGGGATGCCAGATCGTCGGTCTGGGCTCGGCAATCGCAGCCTCATAGGCACGCAGCAGCCAGTTGGGTCCCCAAAGATCGTCGCCGTCGAGGAAGGCGATGAACCGGCCTAGCGCAGCTTTCGCGCCAGCATTGCGCGCCAGGCCGAGGTCGTCGACATCGGTTTCGACGATACGGATATCGTCCTGCTCCGCGAGGTAGTCTAGCGTGGCCGCATCGGCGCAATCGGCAATGACGATGATCTCGGCGGATACGCCTGCGGCGGCGGCCAAGTCGCGTGCGTGCCGGATACTTAAAAGCGAGGCATGGGCAAGACGGCCCTCCTCGTGGACATTGAGAACGGCGGTGATTTCGGTCATGAAGCGTGGCCGCCAGACATCGGAAAATCTGCAGGCCCTGCCCAGTCACCATAACTGCGAAGCTTGTCCCTTTCACCCGGTGGCAGGCCTGCTTCTTTGTCGATAAGCGCGACCAGATGCGGATCAGGTGCATAAAGTGCGCTCAGTAGAGGAATGTGCGCACTGAGATAGTGCAGGGTATCAATCGATTCGCCATCGGGCATCGACGCTGAAGTTGCGAACAGCCTGGTGTTATGTCGCAAGGCGGCGCCATGCCGCGCAATCATTTCCCAACCGGCGCGGCTGCCCCACACCAGCACGGCTCGCGGTTGGAGGTTGTTGACGAGCGCGGTGGCGATCGCGACGTTGCGTTCGAGATTTGGAGACGAACTGAACTCCGACAAGGCGCGCCATTCGGCCCCACGAGGGAGATGTTCCGCGCCGGGAATCGTCGCCATGTCCGTCTCTACGATCAAGAGATCGTCCGCATTCGCCACCAGATCGGCCAATTCTGGCGTGTCGTCGAGAGAGCCGACGAAAACGATCGACCTGGGTATGGAAAATAGCGACAGATAAAGCCCGCGCCAGGCTTCCGATGTCTCGTCGTAAATGGTCATGGGGACAGGCAGGGCCTCAATCTCGCTTTGCAGCGTCAGAAGATCGGGCTCAATGTCGCCCAGACGCTCGATCAGCGCGTGTATCTCGGCCATCGTCTCGCGACCGAGAGGAACCGCCGTTGGTCCCTCGTTCCTCATCCAGGCCTGACGGCGCCTCTCCTCGTCGAGGAGAAAGAAGACGAGCGGGTTCTTTCCGCTGTCGCCATAGCCTGGATTGCATTCGACATACGCGACGGTGTTGAATGCGTTGTTGGGATTGAGGCCCTGATCGGCGCCGCGCAGCAGGTAATGCAGCAGCGGGTTTTCGCCGAGTGCTGCAATTTCTGGATATGTCTCAAGATACCATTTCGTACTGAAATAGGGGCCGGGATCATACCCCAAGACCGCGCCATGAAGCATGTAATGGCTGCAGGCGTCCAGACCAGATAACTTCGCTTGCGGATAGGTCGAGAAATACCAGACACTGTCGAAAAGCGGGCTGGGATCGCGAAATTCATGCATCCCGTGTTCGAGATAGTGCAGGAGCGGATTGATCCCGGCTGTTGCAACGTCGGGGTTTCGCAGTAGATACCATTGCGTGTCGAAGAGCGGCCCAGGATCGCGCCCCTTCGCCGCACCGTCGGCGAGATAATTTTGCCATGCCGTTTCCCCTGGACCGAGACTGCCAGGATAGCGCTTCTCGTACCAACGAGCGTCTACCAGATGTTTCGAGGCGGTTTCCGCTGCTCTGCCGCGGCTGAGCAGCCGCTTGACGAGGACGACTCCGTGGACATTGGGGCGTCTCGAAGCTTGCCATAGGGCGGCAGCCAGCCGCTGCAGCCGCGCGATGTCGATCATGCTGTCGCTCTTGGATCGCATTGCTCTCGCGGCAAAACCGATCGCAACCCGTTTTCATAGGCATCCAGCATCGCCTTGACCTCTAACTGCGTCTGCGCAAATTCACGCGCCCGGCGGCGCATGGCCTGTAGCCCGGCGCGGTCTCGAGCGGCTGCCTCGATCCGGCGGGCAAAGGCGACGTCGTCCCCGGCCGCGCAAAGCCAGCCGGTCTGTCCTTCGACGATGAGTTCGGGCAGGGCCCCGACGCGCGACGCCAGTACAGGCACGCCGAGAGCCAGCGCTTCCAGAACAACCATCGGACGCCCGTCGAAGGTCGACGGAAGCACCAGCAGATCAAACGATGCCAGAACCGGCACGATCTCTTCGACTTCCCCAAGCAGATGAAATCGCTGGGCTGGCAGACCCGCTTTTACAATGGCGGCCTGAAGCGCTTCTCGCATCGGTCCGGTTCCGGTCATGACGAAGCGCAGCGGCAAACCATGATCGACCAGCCGCGCGATCTCGACGAAAGCCAGCGGATTTTTCTCCGCCGACCAGCGCCCCGAAAAGCCGATGATAAGTTCGTCCGGCCCTGCACCGATCCGATCCGAAAGCGTCTGGCAACGTGGCAGAGGCGCGAACCTCTCCGTATCAACGCCGCTTTTCACCATGCAGACACGTTCCGCCGTCTCGCCCTGGTCGAGAAGCCAGTCGCCGACCTCGGCATTCTCGACGAGATTCAGATCAATCAGGAACCTGCGACGCCTGTTGTTCGCGGTATGACCAACCGTGTTGAACAACAGATCGACGACACGAAGCGCGGGGTGAGCGGCGCGCAGACTGCGAAGGCTATCATAAGCCAGAGCGCTGCCAACGATCCAGAGCAGATCGACCCGGCGCGAGCGCACCAGATGATGCAAAAACTCCTCCCAGACCGCGTTTGGCATTCCGTTGGCCAGATGGAAGGTTTCAGCCGTATGTGCCTCGAACCAGTGGGAGGTGTCGCCCTGATGGGCCGCTGTGGTCAGCGATGTTACGATGACCACCCGCCAGCCGGTCTGGACTAGATGTCCGACAACGATCGCGAGCAGGCGTTCGGCTCCGCCCATGACCATGTAGGGCAGGGCCAGGAGGACGGTTGGTCGATGCGGCTCTGAGGAAGCCGGCGCCAGTTCGAGCGCGGTTGGAGGAAACGGCGGTGTTCCCCGGCGCAGATTGGCTCGTTTGCGCGAGTATGCAACGGATTCATCAAGCGGCTGAAGCACGTCCTCGTTCATCTGGCGCACCAGCTGCCGCTGGCGCCACATGGGGGCGACATCCACACTGCGGCTCAAGCTGCCGTGATGAACCTTATAGCGCAGCATCGGGTCGTGATGCAGGTTATAGAATCGTGCGCCGAGAGCAGCCAGGCGGGTCCAGAAAGCCCAGTCCTCGTGGACATGCCCCCAAATGGCCCTGTCCACGTCCTTGAATCCGCCTGATGCCAGCCAATAGGCTCGGCGGAATACGGCGCTGGTGAGGACATGGTTGCCCTCGACGAGCACAGCCAGATCGGGCCGCTCAAGGATCGGCAGCATACCCGTCTCTTCGCCGACCATCTGCATGGCGCTGCTGACGACATCGTAGCCATGACGCTCCAATAAGAAAACAGCTTTTTCGAGATAAGTGGGAGCGAGCGTATCGTCGGCGTCGAGACAGCAGACATAACGCCCTCTGGCACGACTAATTCCGAAATTGCGGTTAGCACCTGCCCGATTGGGTTCTTCCTGCATGAGGGTGCGGGTGCGAGGGCGTTCAAATGCGGCAACGATCTTGCGCGATTCCAGGTCCGTCGATCCGCCTTCCACGACGATGATTTCGAGATTTCCATAAGTCTGGGCCAGCACTGAATCGACAGCCGCGGCGACGTAACGACCGTAATTGAACGACACCACGATTACGCTGATCAATGGGCCATCATGAGGGGCCTGGTTGGTCCAGCTTGGCGCAGGCCATTGGCTTGGGGCGTGCAATTTAGCCGAATCCATCAGAAACGCCGCGCTCGATCATAGCGGCGATGTTGGGCCGTTGAGGGCAACTTTGCAATGAGCGGGCCGTTATTGGTTTATTTCAATCCGATGGCGCGACTGACCTGAATAGCGCTGCCCGCTGCCCAGAACAGCAAAGGACGGTTTATGCTCATAAACCAAGTCCGTCGCACGGCACAACGCAACGTGCAAGCCCGGCTGGTCATGAGGGCCCTGGACACCGAATTGCTGCCGATCAGTCAGCGGTGTTGAGCGCAACGAAGCCGTTGAACACATGCAGCATCGTATTAAGCGCCGATGGCACTGTAGCATCTATCGACGAACGCACTGTACCCGATCGCCGCGGTTGTCAGCGTTTGAATGACTTGCTCGGGAAGACCGCCGCGTCGTCTCACACATGCAGCATCGGCTTCCGCGCAACGGCTACAACGCTGGTGCCAAACGGCATCGTCGCGCCGGTCATCAACCGCAGTCGTTCCGACTCCAGCATTTTCGCAAGCATGCGTCCGACGACGTTGTCGGGCAGATGGTGATCGTCCGACACCGACCGTCCGAGACCTTTGAGGCGGCCAAATAGCGAGGGAATCGCACGCAACAGGAAGAGTGGCAGGACAAGCGGCGCGAACATAAAACTCGTATGGACAACTTCGAAGCCCGCGACTCGTAGCGCCCCGGCTGCGGAGCGCGTCGTA includes these proteins:
- a CDS encoding glycosyltransferase family 2 protein, translated to MTEITAVLNVHEEGRLAHASLLSIRHARDLAAAAGVSAEIIVIADCADAATLDYLAEQDDIRIVETDVDDLGLARNAGAKAALGRFIAFLDGDDLWGPNWLLRAYEAAIAEPRPTIWHPEACLYFGATTRPRWLIHPDIETADGDWVTLGVRNHWTSLSFGACDIYRRIPYSKTDLTAGFGYEDWCWNEETVSQGCLHKPVQGTIHMIRVRADSLVRRTVGAKALRTPSTLFRSRIGWTARITAGVASQDGNGHEQPV
- a CDS encoding glycosyltransferase, which gives rise to MISVIVVSFNYGRYVAAAVDSVLAQTYGNLEIIVVEGGSTDLESRKIVAAFERPRTRTLMQEEPNRAGANRNFGISRARGRYVCCLDADDTLAPTYLEKAVFLLERHGYDVVSSAMQMVGEETGMLPILERPDLAVLVEGNHVLTSAVFRRAYWLASGGFKDVDRAIWGHVHEDWAFWTRLAALGARFYNLHHDPMLRYKVHHGSLSRSVDVAPMWRQRQLVRQMNEDVLQPLDESVAYSRKRANLRRGTPPFPPTALELAPASSEPHRPTVLLALPYMVMGGAERLLAIVVGHLVQTGWRVVIVTSLTTAAHQGDTSHWFEAHTAETFHLANGMPNAVWEEFLHHLVRSRRVDLLWIVGSALAYDSLRSLRAAHPALRVVDLLFNTVGHTANNRRRRFLIDLNLVENAEVGDWLLDQGETAERVCMVKSGVDTERFAPLPRCQTLSDRIGAGPDELIIGFSGRWSAEKNPLAFVEIARLVDHGLPLRFVMTGTGPMREALQAAIVKAGLPAQRFHLLGEVEEIVPVLASFDLLVLPSTFDGRPMVVLEALALGVPVLASRVGALPELIVEGQTGWLCAAGDDVAFARRIEAAARDRAGLQAMRRRAREFAQTQLEVKAMLDAYENGLRSVLPREQCDPRATA